In a genomic window of Zootoca vivipara chromosome 5, rZooViv1.1, whole genome shotgun sequence:
- the LOC118093497 gene encoding nuclear body protein SP140-like protein, which produces MSALGTSGEVLEWFRANKMQISAAIKDLFPFLFILRDKKIISEEQFKNCSEQVSSNANALHRVIYNVLESISNNVSAVKEIFCQENLEAYQNLKPIFESLGNVLQRATNSSTTGLGSKNILQAKKNNSEFSGPKGLPFLPTPKFDQEMSELYKKKFFSEGEASTSYQGLKFAGATESMAKMSQGPTNTCFKMGGVPKGKGIQNINKGKPNVQGSTVIVTCGKTKGVLYKEKLAAGAAQKSIKGFKGTWFTPQEFLTEGEIAGTNWRRSIRSQGITLESLIKDGMLPEPARASLGKNKPANDGICEVCMEEGSDLCCFSCNKSFHYSCHVPEELVMKRFWKCTFCKWKGNLYVKEDQVLKGKMAAKAKNTCEFLLLKIWCEPEGAVFADEPVIIQTHDDNCPNNPIWLKRIKEKLNINQYETVGDFIGDMRLMFSNFLKFHQGQDVAEDGRKLQNEFEKSFREAFFIRN; this is translated from the exons ATGTCTGCTCTAGGTACTTCGGGTGAAGTTTTGGAATGGTTCAGAGCCAATAAAATGCAGATTTCTGCTGCTATCAAAGACTTATTTCCCTTTCTCTTTATCCTGCGAGACAAGAAAATAATATCTGAAGAGCAGTTTAAG aaTTGTTCTGAGCAGGTATCGTCCAATGCAAACGCTCTTCATAGAGTGATATACAATGTACTTGAAAGCATTTCAAACAATGTGTCAGCAGTAAAGGAGATTTTCTGCCAAGAGAACCTGGAAGCATATCAAAATTTAAAGCCAATATTTGAAAGCCTGGGAAATG TTCTCCAGCGTGCTACAAATAGCTCTACCACAGGACTTGGGAGCAAGAACATACTCCAGGCAAAGAAGAACAATTCTGAATTCTCTGGACCGAAAG GTCTTCCCTTTCTCCCTACACCCAAGTTTGATCAAGAAATGTCAgaactttataaaaaaaaatttttttcagaGGGAGAAGCCTCAACAAGCTATCAAG gactGAAATTTGCTGGTGCGACAGAAAGCATGGCAAAAATGTCTCAAGGACCAACTAACACCTGCTTCAAAATGGGTGGCGTTCCGAAAG GAAAAGGGatacaaaatattaataaagGAAAGCCGAATGTCCAGGGCTCAACAGTGATTGTTACTTGTGGAAAAACTAAAGGTGTTTTATATAAGGAAAAATTGGCAGCAG GAGCAGCACAGAAATCTATCAAGGGTTTTAAGGGAACATGGTTCACACCACAAGAATTTCTCACTGAAGGAGAAATTGCAGGTACAAACTGGAGAAGAAGTATCCGCTCTCAGGGGATTACATTAGAATCATTAATAAAG GACGGCATGCTACCTGAGCCAGCACGAGCTTCCCTGGGAAAAAATAAG cCAGCAAATGATGGCATATGTGAAGTGTGTATGGAAGAAGGGTCTGATCTGTGCTGCTTTTCATGCAATAAATCATTTCATTATTCTTGCCATGTTCCAGAAGAATTGGTTATGAAAAG GTTTTGGAAATGCACCTTTTGCAAATGGAAAGGTAACCTTTATGTCAAAGAAGACCAGGTTTTAAAGGGGAAAATGGCTGCCAAGGCAAAAAAT acATGTGAGTTCTTGCTTCTAAAGATCTGGTGTGAGCCTGAAGGTGCTGTTTTTGCTGATGAACCTGTCATA ATCCAAACACATGATGATAACTGTCCAAATAACCCCATTTGGCTCAAGAGGATAAAAGAGAAGCTGAATATAAACCAGTACGAAACAGTGGGGGATTTCATTGGAGATATGCGTCTGATGTTCAGCAATTTTCTGAAGTTTCATCAA GGCCAGGATGTCGCAGAAGATGGAAGAAAGCTGCAAAATGAATTTGAAAAGAGCTTTCGGGAAGCTTTTTTTATTCGTAATTAA